One segment of Chthoniobacterales bacterium DNA contains the following:
- a CDS encoding enoyl-CoA hydratase-related protein: MSVVLVEKQSPQIGIITLNRPERRNALTIELMTELTAAIETAGADPSQRIIILRGAGKAFCTGLDLEEAALTDRAHASAEMVGRMLLALANTRLVTIATVHGAAVAGGAGIMSACDFVIAAERTKIGYPEVRRGLVPGLVMTFLRRQLRERDIRELVLASELIEAERAREIGLVNRVVPAAELANEARAVASSVLQGAPGAIANSKRLIEEIWSSAVKEDIDVALRYHLEARESPEAKEGIAAFREKRPPNWV, encoded by the coding sequence ATGTCTGTCGTTCTCGTCGAAAAACAAAGTCCGCAAATCGGCATCATCACTTTAAACCGGCCAGAGCGCCGGAACGCGCTCACGATAGAATTGATGACCGAATTGACCGCGGCTATCGAAACCGCGGGAGCGGATCCGAGCCAGCGGATCATTATCCTTCGCGGAGCAGGGAAGGCGTTCTGCACGGGCCTGGATTTGGAAGAGGCTGCGTTGACGGATCGAGCCCATGCTTCCGCGGAAATGGTCGGGCGAATGTTGCTGGCCCTGGCCAACACCCGGCTCGTTACGATCGCGACCGTCCACGGCGCGGCGGTTGCCGGAGGAGCGGGGATCATGTCCGCCTGCGATTTTGTCATCGCGGCCGAACGAACCAAGATCGGGTATCCCGAAGTAAGGCGCGGTCTGGTGCCGGGCTTGGTCATGACGTTTCTGCGGCGGCAACTGCGCGAGCGCGACATCCGCGAGCTGGTTCTGGCCTCGGAACTGATTGAAGCGGAACGCGCGCGCGAGATCGGTCTCGTTAACCGCGTCGTGCCGGCCGCAGAACTGGCCAACGAAGCCCGCGCGGTCGCCTCGTCAGTCTTGCAGGGCGCGCCCGGCGCCATCGCAAATTCAAAGCGGTTGATCGAAGAAATCTGGTCTTCGGCGGTCAAAGAAGACATCGATGTCGCTCTGCGTTACCACCTCGAAGCCCGGGAGTCGCCCGAAGCGAAGGAAGGAATCGCCGCTTTCCGCGAAAAACGCCCGCCGAACTGGGTCTAG
- the dinB gene encoding DNA polymerase IV yields MAPDKTPREIIHLDMDCFYAAIEVRDQPALRGKPVGVGGARDRRGVLTTCNYEARKFGVRSAMPTFMALQRCPNLIILPTRFDVYRKESAAIREILYRFTPLVEPLSLDEAYLDVTAHPGAPGPLAQVIRGLIFRKTKLTASAGIGPNKLVAKIASDLKKPNGQVEVKPEEVPAFMAKLPVRKLWGIGEVTEQKLDKLGIATCGDMQRLSRVALQEHFGKFGIELYDLCRGIDDRPVEPDRERKSLSNEETFSTDLETLTECEEKLPELFEELMADLDQKESSRAVTKIFVKLKFHDFTRTTIERAGLPPTLDQFQILLAEAFARTRKSVRLIGLGVRFASVEVPDSQLTLL; encoded by the coding sequence GTGGCGCCAGACAAAACTCCCCGCGAGATCATCCATCTCGACATGGATTGCTTTTACGCGGCGATCGAGGTGCGCGACCAACCGGCCTTGAGAGGAAAGCCGGTCGGAGTCGGCGGCGCGCGCGACCGGCGCGGAGTGCTGACCACCTGCAACTATGAGGCGCGGAAGTTCGGGGTGCGTTCGGCGATGCCCACGTTCATGGCGTTGCAACGCTGCCCCAACCTCATCATTCTCCCGACCCGGTTCGACGTTTACCGGAAAGAATCGGCCGCGATTCGCGAAATCCTGTATCGCTTCACGCCGCTCGTCGAACCGCTCTCGCTCGACGAAGCCTACCTCGACGTGACGGCGCACCCGGGCGCTCCGGGCCCGCTGGCTCAGGTCATTCGCGGCCTGATCTTTCGCAAAACGAAACTGACGGCGTCAGCCGGGATCGGGCCGAACAAGCTCGTGGCGAAAATTGCGAGCGACCTGAAAAAGCCGAATGGCCAGGTGGAAGTGAAGCCGGAGGAGGTGCCGGCCTTCATGGCGAAGTTGCCGGTCCGCAAGCTGTGGGGAATCGGCGAGGTCACCGAGCAAAAACTCGATAAACTCGGGATCGCGACCTGCGGGGACATGCAACGCCTTTCCCGAGTCGCGTTGCAGGAGCATTTCGGGAAATTTGGGATAGAACTCTACGATCTCTGCCGGGGGATCGATGACCGACCCGTCGAGCCGGACCGCGAACGGAAGTCGCTCAGCAACGAGGAAACGTTCTCGACCGATCTCGAAACGCTGACCGAGTGCGAGGAGAAGCTGCCGGAATTGTTCGAAGAACTGATGGCCGACCTCGACCAAAAGGAATCGAGCCGCGCCGTGACGAAGATATTCGTGAAACTTAAGTTTCACGATTTTACCCGGACGACGATTGAGCGCGCCGGTCTCCCACCGACGTTGGACCAATTTCAGATCTTGCTGGCGGAGGCGTTTGCGCGGACCAGGAAAAGTGTGCGGCTGATCGGACTCGGAGTGCGATTTGCCAGCGTTGAGGTGCCGGATTCACAGCTGACGTTGCTCTAG
- a CDS encoding tetratricopeptide repeat protein, with the protein MAKKNKARRAAQRWEKSIKVASAPREPRSLGTELWWLLPALVLGFLIYANTLNGEFVYDDLRQIVRNTLIQDGSQFWRALTSDVWAFKGGDQAASNYWRPSYVLWMIINFRCFGLAPFGWHLTNILLHVGVVALLFALLRRLDVSRPIAGGIALIFAVHPVHTESVAWISGTPDLILAAALLGSIWFVLLLSEKATPFRWAAAIGLYAVALGAKEVAILFPLVVLVLPRGGREQGEKEIPWSPAISIAWPFAALALVYLVIRQLILGTAQQLPEGGASLGETILSVPAVFAFYLRQMIAPYWIGPSYPLRAVTSLGLLNFVVPLVVSAVAGWWMVRMAGRTRIARIGLALLLVPLLPAMYIAAFHPEQLVHDRYLYLPLLGFLMLVIPVLASLLERVAGEAAKRGPMLIFVFAVVVAVPLGAQTLRYNQAWTANLALWEWGVRSDPNSAFNYQQYGVKLQEAKKLADSVAAFDKSIAIRPMDATIVSRATTLIDLQRFAEAERDLRGVTAKQTAEVNAYTMYQAYERLAVSLSQQNKLDEAAAAIGEARRRLPQYIAALTEKLAVILYQGGRKNDALNELNAVRAQGHSETLPESRLIFYRMGLLNQELGHPQEARAAFQEFLSVTRGILTPEIEQARSQSEAALRSSGR; encoded by the coding sequence GTGGCGAAAAAGAATAAAGCCAGGCGGGCAGCTCAGCGCTGGGAGAAAAGTATCAAGGTGGCCTCGGCGCCGCGGGAACCGCGCAGCCTGGGGACCGAGCTGTGGTGGCTGCTCCCGGCTCTGGTGCTTGGTTTCCTGATTTACGCGAACACGCTGAACGGCGAATTCGTTTATGACGATTTGCGCCAGATCGTGCGCAACACGCTAATCCAGGATGGCTCGCAGTTTTGGCGGGCCCTCACCTCCGACGTGTGGGCGTTCAAGGGAGGCGACCAGGCGGCCAGCAACTATTGGCGGCCCTCCTATGTCCTTTGGATGATTATTAATTTTCGGTGCTTTGGACTCGCGCCTTTTGGCTGGCACCTAACCAACATCCTGTTGCATGTCGGAGTCGTCGCGCTGCTCTTCGCGCTCTTGCGGCGCCTGGATGTTTCGCGGCCAATCGCGGGCGGCATCGCGCTGATCTTTGCCGTCCATCCGGTCCATACCGAATCGGTCGCATGGATTTCGGGAACACCGGATCTGATCCTGGCGGCGGCGCTGCTCGGTTCGATTTGGTTTGTTCTTCTGCTGAGTGAGAAAGCGACTCCGTTCCGATGGGCTGCGGCCATTGGGCTCTATGCGGTGGCGCTTGGCGCCAAGGAGGTCGCGATTCTGTTTCCGCTCGTTGTCCTTGTGCTGCCGCGCGGCGGACGCGAGCAGGGAGAGAAAGAAATTCCGTGGAGCCCGGCGATCTCGATTGCCTGGCCGTTTGCGGCGCTCGCCCTCGTTTACCTTGTCATCCGACAATTGATCCTGGGGACCGCGCAGCAATTACCGGAAGGCGGCGCGAGCCTGGGTGAAACCATCCTCAGCGTCCCGGCCGTGTTCGCTTTCTATCTGCGACAGATGATCGCTCCGTATTGGATCGGGCCCTCCTATCCATTGCGCGCGGTCACCAGCCTTGGACTGCTCAATTTTGTCGTGCCGCTCGTCGTCTCGGCCGTGGCCGGGTGGTGGATGGTCCGAATGGCCGGGCGAACCAGAATCGCGAGAATCGGGTTGGCCCTGCTTTTGGTGCCGCTTCTCCCAGCCATGTACATCGCGGCGTTCCATCCTGAACAGTTGGTGCACGACCGCTATCTCTATCTTCCCCTGCTTGGTTTCTTGATGCTTGTAATTCCCGTCCTCGCCTCCTTGCTCGAGCGCGTGGCAGGCGAAGCCGCGAAGCGCGGACCGATGTTGATTTTCGTTTTCGCGGTCGTCGTCGCGGTGCCGCTCGGCGCGCAAACCCTCAGATATAATCAGGCGTGGACGGCGAATCTGGCTCTCTGGGAATGGGGCGTGCGCTCCGATCCAAACTCGGCCTTCAATTACCAGCAGTACGGGGTCAAGTTGCAGGAAGCCAAAAAGCTGGCGGATTCGGTCGCGGCTTTCGACAAGTCGATCGCGATCCGCCCCATGGACGCAACCATCGTGTCGCGCGCCACGACCTTGATTGATCTCCAGCGATTCGCTGAAGCCGAACGCGATTTACGCGGGGTGACGGCCAAGCAGACGGCGGAAGTAAATGCGTACACGATGTACCAAGCCTACGAACGTCTCGCGGTTTCGCTTTCCCAGCAGAACAAACTGGATGAAGCCGCCGCGGCAATTGGGGAAGCGCGCCGGCGTTTGCCGCAGTACATCGCCGCATTAACCGAAAAGCTGGCGGTCATTCTGTATCAAGGGGGCCGCAAGAATGACGCGCTGAATGAGCTGAACGCCGTGCGGGCGCAGGGACACTCGGAAACCCTGCCAGAATCGCGCCTGATCTTTTACCGGATGGGGTTGTTGAACCAGGAATTGGGACACCCGCAGGAAGCGCGGGCGGCTTTTCAGGAATTTCTGTCGGTCACTCGCGGGATACTCACGCCGGAAATCGAGCAAGCCCGATCGCAATCAGAGGCGGCGTTGCGTAGTTCGGGGCGCTAG
- a CDS encoding isocitrate lyase/phosphoenolpyruvate mutase family protein, with protein sequence MPSITERRRAFRELHQSGCFALPNPWDIGSALYLQHLGFKAIATSSAGFAFSRGLPDNGVPRDMMIEHIRELVEATQIPVNADFENGYADEPDGVFANVRLGVETGVAGLSIEDSTGKKEKPLYEIGHAVERIRAAREAIGDSGVMLVGRAECFLVGQAKIDEAIRRLTAYAEAGADCLYAPGLRTREQISAVVKALAPKPVNVLVSGPMGLTMDDCAALGVRRVSVGSGLARAAWGGFISAAAELARTGGFDGFAKATPHSELQQFFLAETER encoded by the coding sequence GTGCCGAGCATCACCGAGCGTCGACGAGCGTTTCGAGAGCTGCATCAAAGCGGCTGTTTCGCCCTTCCGAATCCGTGGGACATCGGGAGCGCGCTTTATCTCCAGCACCTCGGATTCAAGGCGATCGCGACGAGTTCGGCAGGCTTCGCATTCTCGCGGGGGCTGCCGGATAACGGCGTGCCGCGCGACATGATGATCGAGCACATCCGCGAATTGGTCGAAGCGACTCAGATTCCGGTGAATGCCGACTTCGAGAATGGCTATGCAGATGAGCCGGACGGAGTTTTCGCGAATGTCCGGCTTGGGGTGGAAACCGGCGTCGCCGGTTTGTCGATCGAGGATTCGACCGGGAAGAAAGAGAAGCCGCTTTACGAAATCGGCCACGCAGTGGAACGCATCCGGGCCGCGCGGGAAGCAATCGGCGATAGCGGAGTAATGCTGGTGGGCCGCGCGGAATGTTTTCTCGTTGGCCAGGCCAAGATCGACGAAGCCATCCGTCGTCTGACGGCCTACGCGGAGGCGGGGGCCGACTGCCTTTACGCGCCGGGCCTCCGGACGCGCGAACAGATTTCTGCGGTCGTGAAAGCCTTGGCGCCGAAGCCGGTCAATGTTCTGGTGAGCGGACCGATGGGGCTGACGATGGATGATTGCGCCGCGCTGGGGGTGCGGCGGGTGAGCGTTGGCTCCGGCCTCGCGCGCGCCGCGTGGGGTGGCTTTATTTCGGCCGCGGCGGAATTGGCAAGAACGGGAGGCTTCGATGGCTTCGCGAAGGCAACACCCCACTCGGAGTTGCAGCAGTTCTTCCTGGCCGAGACAGAGAGATGA
- a CDS encoding hydroxymethylglutaryl-CoA lyase has protein sequence MMESVKLIECPRDAWQGLPRQIPAARKAEYLRAVMAAGFRHLDAVSFVSPRAVPQMADSEEVLSQLGRLPDGVEIIGIVVNEKGAGRALATGSVSTLGFPCSISKTFLRRNQNQSLDENFEVLKQIKKMADEGGLKVVAYISMGFGNPYDDPWSEEKVIEAAKAIAGLGIAEISLADTVGAAEPALVAGVLGSVLRDCAQAEIGVHLHSTRAGAGAKVLAAYDAGCRRFDSALGGLGGCPFAQDDLVGNIPTEEVVRALEQRGVSLPIRDSLTPVLRMNAAISDEFSADR, from the coding sequence ATGATGGAATCAGTCAAGCTCATCGAATGTCCGCGGGACGCCTGGCAGGGGCTTCCTCGCCAGATTCCCGCTGCGCGAAAGGCCGAATATCTGCGCGCCGTCATGGCGGCCGGGTTCCGCCACCTCGACGCGGTCAGCTTTGTTTCGCCCCGGGCAGTTCCGCAGATGGCTGACAGTGAGGAGGTCCTGAGTCAGCTCGGCCGACTGCCCGACGGCGTGGAAATTATCGGCATCGTCGTCAACGAAAAGGGAGCCGGTCGCGCTCTCGCCACCGGCTCCGTCAGCACCCTCGGGTTTCCCTGTTCAATTTCGAAGACATTTCTGCGCCGGAACCAAAATCAATCGTTGGACGAGAATTTCGAAGTCTTGAAACAGATCAAAAAAATGGCGGATGAAGGAGGTCTGAAAGTGGTGGCGTACATTTCAATGGGCTTCGGAAATCCTTACGATGATCCGTGGAGCGAAGAAAAGGTTATCGAGGCCGCCAAGGCGATCGCCGGGCTGGGGATCGCAGAGATTTCGCTCGCGGACACGGTGGGCGCGGCGGAACCGGCACTCGTCGCGGGCGTGCTGGGAAGCGTTCTGCGGGACTGCGCGCAAGCCGAGATCGGCGTCCATCTTCACAGCACGCGCGCCGGCGCGGGCGCGAAAGTTCTGGCCGCCTACGATGCCGGTTGCCGGCGATTCGACTCGGCTCTTGGAGGCTTGGGCGGTTGTCCCTTTGCCCAGGATGATCTGGTCGGGAATATTCCGACTGAAGAGGTCGTTCGCGCTCTGGAGCAACGTGGGGTCAGTCTGCCAATCCGGGATTCACTGACGCCGGTTTTGCGGATGAACGCCGCGATCAGCGACGAATTCTCGGCCGATCGTTAG
- a CDS encoding metal-dependent hydrolase, with translation MKFTYYGHACFSVQAGGKILLFDPFISPNPLAKKIDLDKVGADFILVSHGHGDHVADVVAVANRTGATVIAPYEVGSWFEGKGVKNVQAMNHGGAAKTGFGRVKLTSAIHSSSMPDGSYGGNPCGFVVESSDGNFYYSGDTALTCDMRLIGESTRLRFAVFPIGDFFTMGIDDALRAADFTGVSKFVGVHYDTFPPIKIDHEAARAAAQSAGKELLLPAIGETIDI, from the coding sequence ATGAAGTTCACCTACTACGGCCATGCCTGCTTCTCCGTCCAGGCGGGCGGAAAGATTCTCCTTTTCGATCCGTTTATTTCTCCAAACCCGCTCGCGAAGAAAATCGATCTCGACAAGGTCGGCGCCGATTTCATCCTGGTGTCGCACGGGCACGGCGATCATGTCGCGGATGTCGTGGCGGTAGCGAATCGGACGGGCGCAACGGTGATCGCTCCTTACGAAGTGGGCAGCTGGTTCGAAGGGAAAGGCGTGAAGAATGTCCAGGCGATGAATCACGGTGGCGCGGCGAAAACCGGCTTTGGCCGGGTCAAGCTGACCAGCGCCATTCACAGCAGCTCGATGCCGGACGGGTCCTACGGGGGCAACCCCTGTGGCTTCGTGGTCGAATCCAGCGACGGAAATTTTTATTACTCCGGCGACACCGCGCTGACCTGTGACATGCGGCTTATTGGCGAATCGACCAGGCTACGTTTCGCGGTATTCCCGATTGGCGATTTCTTTACCATGGGAATCGATGACGCGTTGCGCGCCGCCGATTTCACCGGCGTTTCGAAATTCGTCGGCGTGCATTATGACACTTTCCCGCCGATCAAGATCGACCACGAAGCGGCCCGGGCCGCGGCCCAATCCGCCGGGAAAGAATTGCTCCTGCCTGCCATCGGCGAGACGATCGACATTTAG
- a CDS encoding rhodanese-related sulfurtransferase: protein MYPVILFYQFVEVRDPEVLASQQRTLCASLGLKGRIIIATEGINGTLAGPADGINQYVAALKTDARFSDIEIKVSAGDAGTFPKLVVKVRPEIVTLNAGPLPPDRENHLSPAEWKRMMEENPDTVLLDIRNRFESAAGRFANAIACDIEHFRELPGYVNRLEGLKDKTVLMYCTGGIRCEKASTLFKRAGFNSVFQLHGGIAAYQEQFGNDHWQGECFVFDQRMTVRVEEGLIQIGQCAHSGRMSSRFVNCLHDPCHKLFILSAEAEAENPDHRLCPECLTAGITFETADY, encoded by the coding sequence ATGTATCCAGTCATTCTCTTCTATCAGTTCGTCGAAGTCCGGGACCCGGAGGTCCTGGCTAGCCAGCAACGGACGCTCTGCGCTTCCCTCGGGCTGAAGGGCCGGATCATCATCGCGACCGAGGGAATCAACGGGACGCTGGCGGGGCCGGCCGACGGAATCAATCAATACGTCGCGGCTCTCAAGACAGACGCGCGTTTTAGCGACATCGAGATCAAAGTCAGCGCGGGCGACGCCGGGACCTTCCCAAAGCTGGTGGTGAAAGTGCGGCCGGAGATCGTGACCCTAAACGCGGGCCCGCTTCCGCCCGACCGAGAAAATCACCTGAGCCCAGCGGAGTGGAAACGGATGATGGAAGAAAACCCCGACACTGTGCTGCTCGACATTCGCAATCGATTTGAATCAGCGGCGGGACGATTTGCGAACGCGATCGCATGCGACATCGAACATTTCCGTGAGCTGCCTGGCTACGTGAATCGGTTGGAGGGTTTGAAGGACAAAACCGTCCTGATGTATTGCACAGGTGGGATTCGCTGCGAAAAAGCTTCCACCCTTTTCAAGCGAGCAGGATTCAACAGCGTCTTTCAACTCCACGGCGGGATCGCGGCCTACCAGGAACAATTCGGGAACGACCATTGGCAGGGTGAATGTTTCGTGTTCGACCAGCGAATGACGGTGCGCGTCGAAGAAGGATTGATTCAGATCGGCCAATGCGCACACTCCGGGCGAATGAGCAGCCGGTTCGTCAATTGCCTGCACGATCCCTGTCACAAATTATTTATTTTGTCGGCCGAAGCGGAAGCGGAGAATCCGGACCACCGGCTCTGCCCGGAATGTTTGACGGCTGGAATCACCTTTGAGACGGCGGACTACTGA